A single genomic interval of Buchnera aphidicola str. Bp (Baizongia pistaciae) harbors:
- the murC gene encoding UDP-N-acetylmuramate--L-alanine ligase → MNNKKKNINTISIIKMNDIKNIHFIGIGGCSMGGIAEILLKSGYNISGSDIVSNNITQQLSKLGAKIFFKHTEKNINRSDVIVISSAISCNNPEIIKAKKLNIPVISRAEMIAEIIRYKYNIAISGTHGKTSTTAIIFSIFEDSNLSPTLINGGYLKSINSNIKIGKNPFYCIVEADESDASFLHLKPITIILTNIEKDHIETYNGSFHNLKLAFIKFIHNLPFYGTAIMCIDNHAVQTILPYIKRNIITYGFSSNADVRIDRYVQKKFTSRFIVIRVNKPTLNVTLNLPGRHNALNATAAICVATQENIDDKNIIQSLKNFQGVQRRFELSKTFTINSKSHRKKEIMLINDYGHHPTEILESIHTARFGWPKKKLLMIFQPHRYTRTKNFLFSFSKTLSNVDELFILEVYAANEAIIPGADSTSLYKTIKKNKKNFVTLILDLNKLFLNIMSKLSDSNLILVQGAGNVDNIVKTFFIKKLKQYKN, encoded by the coding sequence ATGAATAACAAAAAAAAAAATATAAATACAATATCTATTATTAAAATGAACGATATTAAAAATATTCATTTTATTGGTATTGGAGGATGTAGTATGGGTGGTATTGCTGAAATACTATTAAAATCAGGATACAACATTAGTGGTTCAGACATAGTTTCCAATAATATCACACAACAATTATCTAAATTAGGCGCAAAAATATTTTTTAAACACACCGAAAAAAATATTAACCGTTCTGATGTAATAGTTATTTCTAGTGCTATTTCATGTAATAATCCAGAAATAATTAAAGCTAAAAAACTAAATATTCCTGTAATTTCACGCGCAGAAATGATTGCTGAAATCATTCGCTACAAATATAATATAGCAATTTCTGGAACACATGGAAAAACTTCTACAACTGCAATAATATTTAGCATATTCGAAGATAGTAATTTAAGTCCGACTCTTATTAACGGAGGATACTTAAAATCAATCAATAGTAATATAAAAATAGGAAAAAACCCTTTTTATTGCATAGTCGAAGCTGATGAAAGTGATGCATCCTTTTTACATTTAAAGCCAATTACTATCATACTAACTAACATCGAAAAAGATCATATTGAAACGTATAATGGGAGTTTTCATAACCTTAAACTAGCATTTATAAAATTTATTCACAATCTTCCATTTTATGGAACTGCAATTATGTGCATAGATAATCATGCTGTACAAACAATACTCCCATACATTAAACGAAATATTATTACTTATGGATTTAGCTCAAATGCTGATGTAAGAATTGATCGATATGTTCAAAAAAAATTTACTAGTCGTTTTATTGTAATCAGAGTTAACAAACCTACACTCAATGTTACACTAAATCTTCCAGGTCGCCATAACGCATTAAATGCAACTGCAGCAATTTGTGTAGCTACACAAGAAAATATAGATGACAAAAACATTATACAGTCATTAAAAAATTTTCAGGGAGTTCAACGAAGATTTGAATTATCCAAAACATTTACAATAAATTCTAAATCACATAGAAAAAAAGAAATTATGTTAATTAATGATTATGGACATCACCCAACCGAAATTTTGGAAAGTATACATACTGCTAGATTTGGATGGCCTAAAAAAAAATTATTAATGATTTTTCAACCCCATCGATATACTCGAACAAAAAATTTTTTGTTCTCATTTAGCAAAACACTTTCCAATGTAGATGAATTATTTATACTAGAAGTATATGCTGCTAATGAAGCTATAATTCCAGGAGCTGATAGTACGTCTCTATATAAAACGATCAAAAAAAACAAAAAAAATTTTGTAACATTAATTTTAGATCTAAACAAATTGTTTTTAAATATAATGTCAAAATTATCTGACAGTAATCTAATACTAGTTCAAGGTGCTGGAAACGTAGATAATATCGTAAAAACGTTTTTTATCAAAAAGCTAAAACAATATAAGAATTAA
- the murF gene encoding UDP-N-acetylmuramoyl-tripeptide--D-alanyl-D-alanine ligase, translating to MISINLIKLTSITNGILYCSNYATLHSISIHSITTDTRKITPKCLFIALIGKNFDAHMFVNEAISKGAAALLLEKQCYPKNVIPQIIVQNTTIALGKIASWIRDQTNATVIAITGSSGKTSVKEMTSSILKNCGNTISTFQNLNNNIGVPLTLLNLNKSHKYAILELGANYPKDIEYTTKITKPNIALINNIYHSHLAGFKSLFGVAQAKQEIFLGLRKNGIAIYNKDSNYWSKWKKNLLTQKIINFSIKKNSTIFASNITTSNQGSKFKIHSPNGEIYVTLPLLGYHNISNALAAATIAISINIPLEIIKIGLSSLPILKNRLQIIRLNKYKTIINDTYNANTASMIVAIKILENISGYKLFVAGDMLELGKNDVLYHKIIGNTIYNSNINEVFSIGKLSKEISIASKKGHHFYNSDELLKNLKNKLLNKKIITILVKASRSEKLDVIVEQLIKEYHKA from the coding sequence ATGATTTCAATTAACTTAATAAAATTAACATCAATTACCAACGGAATTTTATATTGCTCTAATTATGCAACATTACACTCTATTAGTATACACTCGATAACTACTGACACGCGAAAAATTACTCCAAAATGCTTATTTATCGCATTAATTGGAAAAAACTTTGATGCTCATATGTTCGTTAATGAAGCTATTTCTAAGGGAGCTGCTGCATTATTACTAGAAAAACAATGTTATCCAAAAAATGTAATACCTCAAATAATAGTTCAGAATACAACTATAGCTTTAGGAAAAATTGCATCCTGGATACGAGATCAAACTAATGCTACTGTAATTGCAATTACTGGATCTTCAGGAAAAACTTCTGTTAAAGAAATGACATCATCTATTTTAAAAAACTGTGGAAATACAATATCTACATTTCAAAATCTTAATAATAATATTGGAGTCCCATTAACATTATTAAATTTAAATAAGTCTCATAAATATGCAATCCTGGAATTAGGTGCTAATTATCCAAAAGACATAGAATATACAACTAAAATAACCAAACCCAATATTGCGTTAATAAACAACATATATCATTCACACTTAGCAGGATTTAAGTCTTTATTCGGGGTTGCCCAAGCGAAACAAGAAATTTTTTTAGGATTAAGAAAAAATGGCATAGCTATTTATAATAAAGACAGTAATTATTGGTCTAAATGGAAAAAAAACTTATTAACACAAAAAATTATTAATTTTTCAATAAAAAAAAATAGTACTATTTTTGCTAGCAATATAACAACTAGTAATCAAGGGTCGAAATTTAAAATACATTCCCCCAATGGAGAAATATATGTTACCCTACCACTCTTAGGATATCACAATATTTCTAATGCTTTAGCTGCAGCAACTATCGCAATATCTATTAACATACCATTAGAAATTATTAAAATTGGTTTATCAAGCTTACCTATACTTAAAAACAGACTACAAATCATACGATTAAATAAATATAAAACTATTATTAACGATACGTATAATGCAAACACCGCATCTATGATAGTAGCTATAAAAATTTTAGAAAACATATCAGGTTATAAGTTATTTGTTGCAGGAGATATGTTAGAACTTGGAAAAAATGATGTTTTATATCATAAAATCATAGGAAATACTATCTATAACTCTAATATTAATGAAGTTTTTAGTATTGGTAAATTGAGTAAAGAAATTAGTATCGCCAGCAAAAAAGGACATCATTTCTACAATTCAGACGAATTATTAAAAAATCTAAAAAATAAATTACTAAATAAAAAGATTATAACCATTTTAGTAAAAGCATCAAGAAGCGAAAAATTAGACGTAATAGTAGAACAATTAATAAAAGAATATCATAAAGCTTGA
- a CDS encoding UDP-N-acetylmuramoyl-L-alanyl-D-glutamate--2,6-diaminopimelate ligase, whose amino-acid sequence MTILIKNNNLQQLLSSWIKLSYSYTISGIQSDSRLVKPGYLFCVLKKKNINETNKHMIHAIKNGAKIILYDTKQKFKNGTLKKIINHVPIIYFFKLSKNLPQILKKYYHFENNFTLIGITGTNGKSTTTHIVSQWANLLNVKIGIMGTLGHGINNNLKKTDNTTESSANIHQFLYHMLKQNIKTFAIEISSHGIVQHRIEQLPFKIAILTNITPEHLDYHRTMDNYINAKKAFFFKYNINTLIINADDLIAKTWIKKLNHKNVITITTKDQNFNSISPKKWIHANKIIQKQNCTNIHFNSSWGHGILNSTLIGHFNVINILLALATLLELNYPITDLVKVCKYIKTISGRMEHIHIVNKPKVIIDYAHNTNGLKNLLSTLKEIFNKKKIWCIFGCGGDRDKTKRPYMGSIAEKMSDQVILTNDNPRNEHPLKIIKNILSGCKFKNKIRIIPNREHAIKFAVNNADKEDIIVVAGKGHEKYQIINNKYYHFSDHKIIKKLLNKKNYDFN is encoded by the coding sequence ATGACAATACTTATAAAAAACAATAATTTACAACAATTATTATCATCTTGGATAAAATTATCATATTCGTATACAATTTCAGGAATTCAATCAGACAGTCGTTTAGTTAAACCTGGGTACTTATTTTGCGTATTAAAAAAAAAAAATATTAATGAAACAAATAAACACATGATTCATGCAATAAAAAATGGTGCAAAAATAATACTTTACGATACAAAACAAAAATTTAAAAACGGAACATTAAAGAAAATTATAAACCATGTCCCAATAATTTATTTTTTTAAATTATCTAAAAATTTACCTCAAATATTAAAAAAGTATTACCATTTTGAAAATAATTTTACACTGATAGGAATTACTGGAACGAATGGAAAAAGTACTACCACGCACATCGTGTCTCAATGGGCTAATTTATTAAATGTTAAAATAGGAATTATGGGAACTTTAGGACATGGCATAAATAACAATTTAAAGAAAACTGACAATACCACAGAATCATCAGCAAATATACATCAATTTCTATATCATATGCTAAAACAAAATATTAAAACATTCGCTATAGAAATATCTTCTCATGGAATAGTCCAACACAGAATTGAACAACTTCCGTTTAAAATAGCAATATTAACAAATATTACACCAGAACATCTCGACTATCATCGTACTATGGATAACTACATAAATGCAAAAAAAGCATTTTTCTTTAAATATAACATTAATACATTAATTATTAATGCAGATGATTTAATAGCAAAAACTTGGATCAAAAAACTAAATCACAAAAATGTAATCACCATTACCACCAAAGACCAAAACTTTAATTCTATATCGCCAAAAAAATGGATACATGCAAATAAAATTATACAAAAACAAAATTGTACTAATATTCATTTTAATTCTAGTTGGGGTCATGGAATATTAAATAGCACGTTAATAGGACATTTTAACGTTATTAATATTTTATTAGCTCTAGCAACCTTGTTAGAATTGAACTATCCTATAACCGATTTGGTTAAAGTTTGCAAATACATAAAAACAATATCTGGAAGAATGGAACATATCCATATTGTTAACAAACCAAAAGTTATTATAGATTATGCACATAATACAAATGGATTAAAAAACTTGTTAAGCACATTAAAAGAAATATTTAATAAAAAAAAAATATGGTGCATTTTTGGATGCGGGGGAGATAGAGATAAAACAAAGCGACCATATATGGGTTCAATTGCTGAAAAAATGTCTGATCAAGTTATACTAACAAATGACAATCCTAGAAACGAACATCCTCTAAAAATTATTAAAAACATACTTTCAGGATGTAAATTTAAAAATAAAATACGCATTATTCCAAATAGAGAACATGCAATAAAATTTGCTGTCAATAATGCAGATAAAGAAGATATAATAGTAGTTGCAGGAAAGGGTCACGAAAAATATCAAATTATAAATAATAAATATTATCATTTTTCTGATCACAAAATAATAAAAAAATTATTAAATAAAAAAAACTATGATTTCAATTAA
- the murG gene encoding undecaprenyldiphospho-muramoylpentapeptide beta-N-acetylglucosaminyltransferase, with amino-acid sequence MKKIIIMAGGTCGHIFPGLEIAKSLINKGWKVFWLGTSKNIESKIVPKYGITIKYINISGVRGKNLFELMAIPFKLIIACYQAKKIIENINPDIILGMGGYVSVPGGIISYLYKKPLIIHEQNKIAGLANKLLSKFTTINMQAFANTILTSKSITVGNPLRTSITNLKKSWDRFENRSGPLRILVVGGSQGTQIFNFCFPKVALVLKNKIKLWHQIGKKNINIIHKLYDIHNNLAIYKITPFIKNISKAYFWADLIICRAGALTVSEIQYIGLPAIFVPFPHKDQHQYWNAYPLKMIGGAKIIMQERFNVNVIITLLKNLNRQKLIVMAKKLRSSYKLNSIKTITKIIENITH; translated from the coding sequence ATGAAAAAAATAATTATCATGGCAGGGGGTACATGTGGACATATATTCCCTGGATTAGAAATTGCAAAATCTCTAATAAATAAAGGATGGAAAGTTTTTTGGTTAGGAACTTCCAAAAATATAGAAAGTAAAATAGTTCCAAAATATGGTATTACTATAAAATATATTAATATTAGCGGGGTAAGAGGAAAAAACCTATTTGAACTAATGGCTATACCATTCAAACTAATAATAGCTTGTTACCAAGCAAAAAAAATTATAGAAAATATTAATCCAGATATTATTCTAGGAATGGGAGGATATGTTTCCGTTCCAGGAGGTATAATTTCTTACCTATACAAAAAACCACTAATTATACATGAACAAAATAAAATTGCAGGATTAGCTAATAAATTGTTATCTAAATTCACAACTATTAATATGCAAGCATTTGCTAATACCATATTAACTTCTAAATCAATTACAGTTGGAAATCCACTTCGAACTTCTATTACTAATCTAAAAAAATCTTGGGATCGTTTTGAAAATAGATCAGGACCACTAAGAATACTAGTTGTAGGAGGTAGCCAGGGAACACAAATATTTAATTTTTGTTTTCCTAAAGTAGCCTTGGTACTAAAAAATAAAATAAAGCTATGGCATCAAATCGGAAAAAAAAACATTAATATAATACATAAACTATATGACATACACAATAATTTAGCTATATACAAAATTACTCCCTTTATTAAAAATATATCTAAAGCATATTTTTGGGCTGATTTAATAATATGCCGCGCAGGAGCATTAACAGTCAGTGAAATACAATACATTGGATTACCTGCTATATTCGTACCCTTTCCACATAAAGATCAACACCAATACTGGAATGCATACCCATTAAAAATGATTGGAGGTGCTAAAATAATTATGCAAGAAAGATTTAATGTTAATGTTATAATCACTCTTTTAAAAAATTTAAACAGACAAAAATTAATTGTTATGGCTAAAAAATTACGTTCTAGTTATAAACTAAATTCTATAAAAACTATCACTAAAATAATCGAAAATATAACTCATTAA
- a CDS encoding peptidoglycan synthase FtsI, with the protein MKYFFQNKKNIHIKNETFNNRITILLSLIIITIILVLSRITFLQIIVSKKLIYKSNLRSLRTQIEFNQRGNITDRLGYPLAINIPVKNICIDPKLLFSKQTHIYPNLKWKMLSTVLSIPLSEIFYRIKYSKNNHFIYLAHKVNPEISEYISQLHIPGIYILDDFKRFYPFGKLTSQLIGFTNIDNEGIEGVEKSFNKLLMGKPGKKQIITDRYGRIIEQHNLVNKIQSHDIILSIDCSFQKFIYHILNQAVMSNKAKFGVAILVNIPTGEILSMVNTPSYDPNNSSELFKNNPLIRNKAITDIFELGSTVKPMIIMKALEKKIITPETVINTSSLVVNKHIIHDVSYHHALTASDILKKSSNTGVSRLALSIPISELIDIYSKFELGKSTNLGLIGERNGVLNTNKKHWSDLDKVTLSFGYGLMATPLQLARIYTTIGRYGLSKPLSIIVKNDTNLKNDIFSKQVFSKKIIKTVINMLEEVAKPGGAGFKAAIKGYRIAVKTGTAKKINSKGKYDNKYVSYIVGFAPVSNPTFCLMIMINEPKSNKYYGGEIAAPIFKTIMQKILKIKNIKPDAYL; encoded by the coding sequence ATGAAATACTTTTTTCAAAACAAAAAAAATATTCATATCAAAAATGAAACTTTTAATAACAGAATTACTATATTGCTGAGTTTAATTATTATAACTATTATTCTAGTATTATCACGAATAACTTTTTTACAAATTATTGTTTCGAAAAAATTAATATATAAAAGCAATTTACGTTCTTTAAGAACGCAAATTGAATTTAATCAACGTGGAAATATTACAGATAGATTGGGATATCCATTAGCAATTAACATACCCGTAAAAAATATTTGTATAGATCCAAAACTACTATTTTCTAAACAAACACATATATATCCTAATTTAAAATGGAAAATGTTATCAACAGTTTTGTCTATCCCTCTAAGCGAAATATTTTATCGAATTAAATATTCTAAAAACAATCATTTTATATATCTAGCTCACAAGGTTAACCCAGAAATTTCTGAATACATCAGTCAACTTCATATCCCAGGAATATATATACTAGATGATTTCAAACGATTTTATCCATTTGGAAAACTAACATCACAACTTATCGGATTTACTAACATCGATAATGAAGGTATTGAAGGAGTAGAAAAAAGTTTTAATAAACTGTTAATGGGAAAACCAGGAAAAAAACAAATTATAACAGACAGATACGGAAGAATTATAGAACAACACAATTTAGTGAATAAAATTCAATCACACGACATAATATTAAGTATAGACTGCAGCTTTCAAAAGTTTATATACCATATACTAAATCAAGCTGTCATGTCAAATAAAGCAAAATTCGGGGTAGCTATCTTAGTAAATATCCCAACAGGAGAAATTTTGTCTATGGTAAATACACCTTCATATGATCCAAACAACTCTAGCGAATTATTTAAAAATAATCCGCTAATTAGAAATAAGGCAATTACTGATATTTTTGAATTAGGATCTACTGTTAAACCTATGATCATTATGAAAGCACTTGAAAAAAAGATAATTACTCCTGAAACTGTAATTAATACATCTTCATTAGTAGTAAACAAACACATAATACATGATGTATCATATCATCACGCATTAACAGCTTCCGATATTCTAAAGAAATCAAGTAATACAGGTGTATCACGATTAGCATTATCTATTCCAATATCTGAATTAATTGATATTTATTCTAAATTTGAACTTGGGAAATCCACTAATTTAGGACTAATTGGTGAACGCAATGGAGTTTTAAATACTAATAAAAAACATTGGTCTGATCTAGACAAAGTTACGTTATCTTTTGGATATGGATTAATGGCAACCCCGCTACAATTAGCAAGAATATATACAACTATTGGAAGATATGGACTATCTAAACCATTATCTATAATAGTTAAAAATGACACTAATTTAAAAAATGATATTTTTAGCAAACAAGTTTTTTCTAAAAAAATCATTAAAACTGTTATAAATATGTTAGAAGAAGTCGCTAAACCTGGTGGAGCTGGATTTAAAGCAGCTATAAAGGGATATCGAATAGCAGTTAAAACTGGGACTGCTAAAAAAATAAATTCAAAAGGGAAATATGATAATAAATACGTTTCCTACATTGTCGGATTTGCACCTGTTAGCAATCCTACATTCTGTCTTATGATAATGATAAACGAACCAAAATCGAACAAATATTATGGAGGTGAAATTGCAGCTCCAATATTTAAAACAATTATGCAAAAAATATTAAAAATAAAAAACATAAAACCTGATGCTTATCTATAA
- the murD gene encoding UDP-N-acetylmuramoyl-L-alanine--D-glutamate ligase, producing MTRNYLHKKILIFGMGLTGISCLNFFLSKGIYPKIMDTDKRPKHIEKIIKFKNICYHTGSVNYSWILQSNLIIVSPGITPSHPALKFATKKNIEIIGDIELFVQETKVPIIAITGSNGKSSVTKIVKEIIQKAGFTTYIGGNIGIPALNIVNKFAHFFILELSSFQLERTFSLKAYIATILNITPDHLNRYSSDIKEYEKAKQKIYKNSKICIINVDNPVTINRQAQLTKCISFGVHSGDYHLSHTYTNTWLCYKSLKLINTKKLKLSGRHNYINMLSALAIVHELKISFKISVRILKNFLGLPHRCQKVYKNNNITWINDSKSTNIASTKSAIQSINTKGKIRLILGGDKKSSNLNLLKPILKNNAIVIYCYGKDKKELFNLYPHKSKIFETLQEVMQHISVQVQPGDVVLLSPACSSLDQFSGFEERGNTFVKLIQELIH from the coding sequence ATGACTCGTAATTATTTGCATAAAAAAATTCTTATATTCGGAATGGGATTAACAGGAATTTCTTGTTTAAATTTTTTTTTATCTAAAGGAATTTACCCTAAAATTATGGACACTGATAAACGTCCTAAACATATAGAAAAAATCATAAAATTTAAAAATATATGTTATCATACTGGATCTGTAAATTACTCATGGATACTCCAATCAAATCTTATTATTGTTAGTCCAGGAATAACACCTTCACATCCAGCTTTAAAATTCGCTACCAAAAAAAATATTGAAATAATTGGAGATATCGAACTATTTGTGCAAGAAACTAAAGTTCCAATAATTGCTATTACTGGATCAAATGGAAAAAGCTCAGTTACTAAAATAGTAAAGGAAATAATACAAAAAGCAGGGTTTACAACCTATATAGGAGGAAATATAGGAATACCAGCATTAAACATTGTTAACAAATTCGCTCACTTTTTCATACTAGAATTATCTAGTTTTCAATTAGAAAGAACATTTAGTTTAAAAGCATACATTGCAACTATATTAAATATAACTCCAGATCATCTTAATAGATATTCTTCAGATATAAAAGAATATGAAAAAGCTAAACAAAAAATTTACAAAAATTCTAAGATATGTATAATTAACGTGGATAACCCTGTTACAATTAATAGACAAGCTCAACTCACGAAATGCATTTCATTTGGTGTTCATTCAGGTGATTATCATCTTAGTCATACTTATACTAATACGTGGTTGTGTTATAAATCACTAAAACTAATAAATACTAAAAAATTAAAACTATCAGGAAGACATAATTACATAAATATGCTATCTGCATTAGCTATAGTACATGAACTAAAAATAAGTTTTAAAATAAGTGTCCGTATATTAAAAAATTTTTTAGGGTTACCACACCGATGTCAAAAAGTATATAAAAACAATAATATTACGTGGATTAACGATTCTAAATCTACTAATATCGCAAGTACAAAGTCTGCAATACAAAGTATAAATACCAAAGGAAAAATTAGACTAATATTGGGAGGAGATAAAAAGTCATCAAATTTAAATTTACTAAAACCTATATTAAAAAACAATGCAATAGTTATCTATTGTTATGGAAAAGACAAAAAAGAATTATTTAATCTATATCCCCATAAATCTAAAATTTTCGAAACATTGCAAGAAGTTATGCAACATATCTCAGTACAAGTACAACCAGGCGACGTAGTATTATTATCTCCTGCTTGTAGTAGCTTAGATCAATTTTCTGGATTTGAAGAAAGAGGTAATACTTTTGTAAAATTAATCCAAGAACTAATACACTAA
- the ftsW gene encoding cell division protein FtsW gives MKTKLNIKLYDEKLLWCTLCLLLIGVTMVTSSSIPIAYRIYHDMLFFTKKQILYLVILFFIFKIFLDVPISFWQKNNKIILLISISTLLLVLIIGNSIHGSLRWITISYVSMQPSELSKLAMFCYLSNYLSQKNSEIVNNFGGFLKPIIIISFPLILLLVEPDLGTTIVILLTTLSLLFISGTKIQKFIPTILIIVVTTTVLIIKSPYRFERIMSFWNPWNDPFGKGYQLTQSLMALGRGNIFGMGLGHSIQKLEYLPEAHTDFIFAIIGEELGYIGACTILFMIFFISFRAFKIGKIALKNKIFFSGYFAFSIGLWLIFQTLINVGTTIGLLPTKGLTLPLISYGGSSLIIVSIAIIILIRIDFELRMKNIQAFYKTDI, from the coding sequence ATGAAAACTAAACTTAATATTAAGCTATATGATGAAAAACTTTTATGGTGTACACTATGCCTATTGCTAATAGGTGTAACTATGGTTACTTCTTCATCTATACCTATTGCTTACCGTATTTATCATGACATGCTATTTTTTACTAAAAAACAAATTTTATATTTAGTAATATTATTTTTTATATTTAAAATATTCTTAGATGTGCCCATTTCTTTTTGGCAAAAAAATAACAAAATAATATTATTAATTTCTATAAGTACATTATTACTAGTTTTGATAATCGGAAACTCAATTCACGGCTCTTTAAGATGGATAACAATAAGTTATGTAAGTATGCAACCATCTGAATTATCCAAATTAGCAATGTTCTGCTACTTATCAAATTATCTATCTCAAAAAAATTCTGAAATAGTAAACAATTTTGGGGGATTTTTAAAACCTATAATAATAATATCTTTTCCATTGATATTACTATTAGTAGAGCCCGATTTAGGAACTACAATAGTAATCTTATTAACAACTCTATCATTATTGTTTATTTCTGGTACTAAAATTCAAAAATTTATTCCAACAATACTGATTATTGTAGTAACAACTACAGTTTTAATAATAAAATCACCTTATCGTTTTGAACGCATTATGTCGTTTTGGAATCCGTGGAATGATCCCTTTGGAAAAGGTTATCAACTTACTCAATCATTAATGGCATTAGGGCGAGGAAATATATTTGGAATGGGACTAGGACATTCAATACAAAAATTAGAATATTTGCCTGAAGCACATACAGATTTTATATTTGCCATAATAGGAGAAGAGTTAGGATATATTGGAGCCTGCACTATATTATTTATGATATTTTTCATTTCTTTTAGAGCTTTTAAAATTGGTAAAATTGCACTAAAAAATAAAATTTTTTTTTCTGGATATTTTGCTTTCTCAATTGGTTTATGGCTAATTTTTCAAACTCTAATTAATGTTGGAACAACTATTGGGTTGTTACCTACAAAAGGCTTAACACTACCACTAATTAGTTATGGAGGATCAAGTTTAATAATTGTTTCTATTGCTATTATCATACTTATACGTATAGATTTCGAACTACGCATGAAAAACATACAGGCTTTTTATAAGACAGATATATGA
- the mraY gene encoding phospho-N-acetylmuramoyl-pentapeptide-transferase, producing MIIRFILSFFTSLLLMLIFGPHLINWLNKYKIQQIIRNFGPKSHFNKKNTPTMGGILIIFSIIISTIIWTKLSNPYVWLTLTILIGYGIIGFIDDNMKIYYKNSKGLSSLHKFSLLSILACIIIFLIYYIINDHSTIKLIVPFSKNIIFNTKMICILISYFAIIGTSNAVNLTDGLDGLAIVPIIFVTTNLSIISFISGNVNLSYYFNTIYIPYSNELTIICAAIIGSSLGFLWFNTYPAQIFMGDVGSLSLGGTIGIISVLLRQEILLIIVGGLFVIETLSVIIQVLYYKITKKKLFKMTPIHHHYELNGCPETRLIIRFWIISFILMLLGLLMLKVHQ from the coding sequence ATGATTATTCGTTTTATACTTAGTTTTTTTACATCATTGTTATTAATGTTAATATTCGGGCCACATTTAATAAATTGGCTAAATAAATACAAAATACAACAAATAATTCGGAATTTCGGACCCAAATCTCATTTTAATAAAAAAAATACACCAACTATGGGAGGTATATTAATAATATTTTCAATTATCATATCAACTATTATTTGGACTAAATTATCTAATCCTTATGTTTGGTTAACTCTAACAATATTAATAGGTTATGGAATAATAGGATTTATAGATGACAATATGAAAATATATTATAAAAATTCTAAAGGTTTGTCGTCCTTGCATAAATTTTCCCTTCTATCTATTTTAGCTTGTATTATAATTTTTTTAATATATTACATAATTAACGATCACTCTACAATAAAACTAATTGTTCCTTTTTCAAAAAATATTATTTTTAATACTAAAATGATATGCATATTAATATCATACTTTGCAATAATTGGTACAAGCAATGCTGTTAATCTAACAGATGGTTTAGACGGATTAGCTATTGTTCCCATTATTTTCGTTACAACTAACTTATCAATCATATCTTTTATTAGCGGAAATGTAAATTTATCTTACTATTTTAATACTATTTACATACCTTATTCTAACGAACTAACAATTATTTGTGCTGCTATTATAGGATCTTCATTAGGATTTTTATGGTTCAATACTTACCCAGCACAAATATTCATGGGTGACGTAGGTTCTCTATCTTTAGGTGGAACTATCGGTATTATTTCAGTACTCTTAAGACAAGAAATATTACTAATAATTGTAGGCGGGTTATTTGTAATTGAAACTTTATCAGTAATTATCCAAGTACTATATTATAAAATAACTAAAAAAAAACTTTTTAAAATGACACCTATTCATCATCATTATGAATTAAATGGTTGTCCCGAAACACGATTAATTATTAGATTTTGGATTATTTCATTTATATTAATGTTACTAGGACTACTAATGTTAAAGGTTCATCAATGA